The stretch of DNA TTCTGGAGGAACAATAGATGAAAAAAAGCATCACTGTTTTGGGCGCAGGCGGCAAGATGGGCCAGTGGTTTACCAAGTATTTTGCATCAATTGGCTACGAGGTAATTGGCTTTGATTCAGAGGCGCCAATCACGGACAAGTCAGTCAAAAAGGCAACATCGCTAGTCGGCGCAGTTCTCAACGCAGACTTGGTACTGTTGTGTACACCAACAAGACGCACACCGGAAATAATCAGACTAATTGCAAAGGAAATGAAGCGGGGATCATTTCTCATAGAGATAACATCGCAAAAGGCAAAGACTGCAGCTGCATTACTGAAAATTCCATCAAAGATAAACCCAGTTTGTATTCATCCAATGTTTGGCCCAGGCGCAAAAAAGATCAAGGGACAAAACATCATCTCAATTCCAATCAAGGATGCAAAAAAGGAACTTGCCCTTGTAAAATCACTGTTCGAGGGCGCAAACTTTGTCACAATAGACGCAATTGAACATGACAAAAAAATAGCAATCATACTTGGCTTAACACACCTGGTGAATCTGGCATTTGCGAATATTTTATCCAAGGATGACAAGATTTCCCTGACAGAGCGCATGTCCGGCACCACGTTCAAGATTCAAAAGATTCTCTCAGAGAGCATCATGACGGAATCAACTGAGCTGATTGAAACAATAATATCAAATCCAGAAATCAGAAGGGCCGCAGAGGAATTCTGGAAGGACGTAGGAAGACTGCTCACCGCTATCCAGGAGGGAAAATCAGAGGAAATAAACACCTATATCAGAACAGTTCAGGAAAACTTGGCAAAGAACTCGAACCTGGAAGAGTCCTACAAGAAACTAAATACAATGATCAACGCAATCGAAAAGTGATGCGTTCTACAAAAATAGTAACATCCTTTGTCGTATCCCAGGAAAAAATACTCATCCTAAAGCGAAGCAACCACGTAAAATCCATGAAAGGACTGTGGGGCGCAGTAAGCGGAATAATAGAGGGAAACGAGGATCCACTACATCGAGCCAAAATAGAGATTTTCGAGGAAATTGGCGCAAAACCAGAATCAATAAAGCTTCTCAAGGCGGGAAAGGACATGACTGTGTCATCTCCCCAGTATCCAGACCACCAGTGGCACATCTTTCCGTTCTTGTTTAAAATGGAGACTACGGAGGTCCTGCTAAACTGGGAAAACTCGTCCTACAGGTGGATTAGCCCCAACGAGATAAGCCAGTACGAGACGGTTCCAAACCTGGACGAAGTCCTACTCAACTTGCTGTAGGTTTTCGTTTTCTTTGACGTACTTTCTTTGCTGTGGCAGCATCAAGTAGACGCATGCCCCGCCACACATTGTACATGGGACGTTGTTGCCAGTGTGCTGGCCTGTCCTGTTGTGGATTCTAGCTGCCTCTTCCGGATCAATAGATAGTGCGATTTGTTTTTCCCAGTCCAGGGTTCGTCTTGCTTCTGTCATCTTTGTGTCCCAGATGATTGCCTTATCGCGCAGCTTTACCAGGTCTCCCGCATGTGCTGCAATTCTGTATGCAATCAATCCCTGTCGAACTTCGTGCGCATTTGGCAACGCCAGGTGTTCTGCAGGGGTCAGATAGCATAAGAGATCAACGCCCTCGCTTGCCGCAATTGCGGCACCTATTGCACTTGAGATATGGTCATAGCCAGATGCGACATCGGTAACCAATGGTCCCAGCACATAATACGGAACATCGCCAATCAAGGATTTTGCAAGCCTGACGTTTGCGGCAACCTCGTTTAGGGGAACATGCCCTGGGCCTTCAACCATTACCTGCACGTCTTGCTCGTGTGCTTGCTTTGTCAGCCTTGAGATGTTTATCATTTCCTGCACCTGTAGCTCGTCATGCGAATCCAAAATGGAACCCGGTCGCAGTGCGTCGCCAAGGCTAAACGTTATGTCGTATTTTTTGGCAAGTTCCATCAGATAATCATAATGAGTAATGTAGGGATTTTCCTTGTCGTATTTTAGCATCCAGGCGGCAGTGATCGTTCCGCCCTTGCTCACAACGCCCCCATATCGCTGAACCTTGAGGATTCTCTTGGCGATTTCTTTAGTTATGCCAGAGTGTATGGTGGTGTAATCTACGCCGTCTTTTGCATTGTTCTCAAATGCGTTTAGAAAATCATCCTCTGTGATATCTAGTGGATTTTTGTGCTTTTCAACCCCGTGGTTGTATGCCTCATAGATTGGCACAGTACCAAATGTGATTGGTGCGGCCTCTAGTAGTGCTCGCCTAATTGCGCCAACATCGCCGCCATCGGACAGATCCATGATAGTATCAGCATGGTGCTTTACTGCCACCTGCGCCTTTTCAATTTCCTCGTTTAGATCAACTTTGAGTGTAGATGTGCCAATGTTTACGTTGACCTTGGTCTTGAGTCCTTTTCCAATTCCGACCCGGTGTACTTTTTGTGGTCGAACATTGTTTGCAGGTATGATAATCGAGCCGGTTGCCATTCTAGAGCGCAGCCATTCGGGAGTTACTCCCTCGTCTTTTGCCACTTGCTTCATTTCGTCCGTTATAACACCACGACGTGCGGCAGCTAGCTGAGTTCCCATGGTATCATTAGGTCGAGTCTAGATTTAAACAGTAGGCAGAATAGAACTACAAATACTATAATTCAGAGAATCTGCAAGAAATCTCAATGAATATTTTGGCAATCGGCGGCTCTGATCCATCTTCTGGTGCAGGAATACAATCTGACATATTGGCAGCGCAGGCACTTGGTGCAAATTGTTTTTCTGTAATTACCGCAATCACTGCACAAAACTCCAAGCAGTTCAGCTACGCAGAGCCCGTCTCGGCAAAATCAATTGGAATGCAGATTGATTCTGTCTTGTCAGATTTTGATGTGGATGCAATCACAATAGGAATGGTGTACGATACTGCGGCAATCAAGGCAATTCATGCCAAACTAAAAAACGCCAAGATTCCAATAATACTGGATCCTGTGATAAAATCCACTACTGGCGGGGTTTTGCTAAAAAAAGACGCAATCTCTGCGCTAAAAAAACTCTTAATTCCCATTTGCAATACAATAACCCCAAATGTTGCAGAGGCAGAACTAATCTCAGGCGTAAGAATCAGAAAACCATCAGACTTGCTTCTGGCTGCAAAGGCACTAAGCAAGCTTGGCGCAAAAAACATCATAATAACAGGTCATTTCCTTGAGAGAGGTAAAATCAGTGATTTTGTCTTTGACGGAACAAGACACCAATCAATTCCTGGCAAAAAACTTTCTGGGCAAAACCACGGCAGCGGGTGCAATTTTGCTATTGCAGTATCATTATACATAGCAAGGAAAAAAAACATTTTTGATTCTGCCAAATTTGCAAAACAGTTCACGTATGATTCCATAAAATCTGCACAGCGACTTGGCCGCGGACTAAAAATTACAAGGCCTGGCCGGGACCAAATCCAGTCCGAGCTTGCAGAATCCATCAAGAAATTTGAAAACCTAAAGGAGATTCACGCCCACATTCCAGAATGCCAGACAAACTTTGTCTTTGCAAAACCAAAAGCAAAGACAACTGGTGATGTTTTGGGAGTCTCTGGCAGAATAGTAAAGGCAGGAACCCAGGCCATAACAGCCGGCAGCCTGGAATATGGAGGATCAAGACACGTGGCAACTGCTGTTCTTACAATGCAGAAAAAATTTCCCAAAATCAGGTCCGCCATCAACATAAGATACGACGAGTCCACAATCAAAAAGTTCGCAAAATCCAGGGCAAAAATAGCAAGCTACAACAGACTGCAGGAACCAAAATCCAGCAGGCAAAAAGAAAACTCGTCCATATCTTGGGGGGTCAGCCAGGCAATACAAAATCTCTCAACGCCGCCAGACATCATATACCACAAGGGGGATTTTGGAAAAGAGCCGATGATCATTGTCTTTGGCACCGCGCCATCTGAGGTATTGCAGAAACTGGCAAAAATTCTCTAGGGCCGGCGCAAAGATCTTTGTGTAATTGTGCATAAATACTTGGTATTTTGGTATAATTTTATGAAGGCAGTAATTCTGGCAGGCGGCCTCGGAACACGGCTCCAGCCATATACGACATTTTTGCCAAAGCCAATGCTGCCATTGGGCGAAAAACCACTGCTAGAGCACCTCATAGAATGGCTTCGACGCAACAAGGTAGAAGAAATTGTTCTGTGTGTTAGTTATCTGAGAAAGACAATCGAGGATTATTTTGAGGACGGGTCCAGATTTGGAGTCAAGGTAGAATACGCAATAGCAGACAAGCCACTTGCCACTGCAGGCCAGCTAAAGACTGCAGAATCCTTTGTTGACGATACCTTTGTGTGTGTTTATGGGGATTCCGTGTTTAACTTTGATCTTAAAAAAATGATTGCACAGCACAAGGCAAAAAAATCATTTATCACAATGAGCCTTCACCAGTACAAGACCAACCTAAAATATGGCGTAATAGAGACTGCCAAGTCCGGCAAGGTGACGGTATGGAATGAAAAGCCAGAAATCAAGGCAAACATCAACATCGGGTGTTATGTGATGGAGCCCGGGGTATTTTCCTACATACCGCAGGCAAAGCCATACGGAATGGACGACGTAATCAAAAAGGCACTTGCCAGAAAAAAGGACGTCGGCAGCTTTATCATCAAAAACGGCTTTATCGACATTGGAGACAAGGCATCCTACAAAAAGGCATACCAAGAATTCAGGGAAAAGCTTGGCAAGATTTAATGTCTGATATTTTAGTTCGCAAAATCATCGAGTCGGATCTTGACAACGGGTTCCTAGAGTCGCTGGATTCCCTCAGAGCGGCAAGCGACATTGACAGAAAAAAGGCAAGGCAGATCCTAGAGAAGATAAGCAAAAACCCAGACCACGTGATTTTTGTTGCAGAATACAATGACAAGATAATTGGCTCCACGACACTCCTAATAGAGCAAAAGTTCATCCACGACGGAGGCAAGGTAGGCCACATCGAAGATGTTGTGGTCTCAAAGGAATTCCAGTCAAAGGGAATAGGCGTCATAATAATTCGTGCTGTATTGGATTATGCAAAAAGCCAAGGCTGCTACAAGACCATTCTGGACTGTGATGATAGTGTCAAGCCATTCTATGAAAAGATGGGCTTTGCTAGGCATTCAAACGGAATGCGATACGACCACTAGAAGAATTCCTTGATTGGTCGCTTTTTTGTCTTGAACAGTACGGCGCCCGCTGCCATTACCGCAACAGAGATTCCCATGAACAATGGCGGGACCAGCTCAACAGTTGAGATCCTATAGTTTACGTCAATTCTTGGCACGATCGAGTTTGCAATTATCATTCCGACTAGCAATACTGCGCCGCCTGCAACAATCAACATTCCTATTTGTCGCGAGCCATATCTTTTTGACATGATAAACGCAGTTCCGGCCATCACAGATGCAGGTGCGACGCCAATTGACATGTACATTAGCAGCTTTGCCTCAGGTTCCGTCTCTACGTTTGGATGTGTCAGGTAATTGTAAAACACGTTAACTTCGCCTGCAAACATTGCAAAGAGTCCAAGTGATGCAATAGCAATGTATTTTTCAATTCCCGCCATGATTATGCAAAAACGATTTTAGATAAATAAACGGTTAGATTATCCCGACTAGGCCTGCAAGCTCTTTTCTGCATGCGGCACCCAATTGCTCCGCTGCCTTTTCCGGTGCAATCGAGTTGAGGAACACTCCATATCCTCGCTCCAGGCCAGACCATGCAGATGTCAGTGGATATACCTCAATATGCCAGTGGATCTGTCTGCTGTTTTTCTTTTCCGGCGACAGATGGAATGCCAAATTGTATGAGACATTTTTGAGCGAGTTTGAGAGTCCGCCAAGTGTTGCTCGCAAAATCAGAGAAAGATCATTGATTTCCTTTTGGGTTATCTTTGAGAAGCTAGTGGTGTGTTTTTTTGGGCAAATCCAGAATTCGTATGGGTGTGATGGGGCCCACGGACAGAAAGCCAAAAACCCTTCAGTCTGGAGCACCTGCCTTGGTCCGCCAGTCTCGGTGTTCACCGTCTGGCATAGCGGACATGCTCCCTTTTCGTTGAGGATCCTGTGCGAGGATTCCGCCTCGGATTCTATTAGTGGCGGAATTGTGGAAAACGTCACCATGTTGATGTGCGGATGTGCCGTTACACTTCCTGCCTCCTTGCCATGGTTTATGTAAATTGAAACATATGTGACACCGCGCTGGGTGTACAGCCATCGCAGTCTGTCCTGGATTACGACTAGGATGTTTGACCACTGCTCTACAGATATTGTGGCCAGTGATTCCTTGTGCTTTTCAGACGCCACAACAATATAGTGATAGCCGTATGCCGGCTCTGAGTACAATGGTCGCTCGCTGTACGAGTTTTCTGCCGCAACTGTGACTGCCGCATTTTTGCTCTCAAAGACACGAACCGTCCAGTCCTCGATGTAGTTGTCCTCAGAGTCCTGGAGTCGTTGCAGCATTCCGTCTTTGGCAACAAGAGACAACAACGATGGGTTTGTCATGGATTCGTTTCCAGGACAAAAGGGACATTTTTTTGAATCATCGACTTTGTCGTCATTTTGGGAGACAATCACAAATCGTTCAGAAATGTAGTCCTTTCGCATGCTCCCCATATTCGATACTATGAATACGTGTATGATAAAACCTTTTCAAAGATCGCAAATTGATTTTTGGTCAGCTCAAAGTTTAAAGTGATCTTGGATCAGATTTCAAAAAGGGGATTTAGTTGTCGGACAATTCCAAAGTCAAAATAGTTTACGTTTTGCTTGACGGAGTCGGCGACCTGCCACACCCGGATCTGAAAAACACCACCCCGCTTGATTATGCACAAACCCCCAATCTAGACAAAATGACAAGAAACGGCGCAATGGGTGAAGTCATATCA from Candidatus Nitrosotenuis aquarius encodes:
- a CDS encoding prephenate dehydrogenase/arogenate dehydrogenase family protein, whose amino-acid sequence is MKKSITVLGAGGKMGQWFTKYFASIGYEVIGFDSEAPITDKSVKKATSLVGAVLNADLVLLCTPTRRTPEIIRLIAKEMKRGSFLIEITSQKAKTAAALLKIPSKINPVCIHPMFGPGAKKIKGQNIISIPIKDAKKELALVKSLFEGANFVTIDAIEHDKKIAIILGLTHLVNLAFANILSKDDKISLTERMSGTTFKIQKILSESIMTESTELIETIISNPEIRRAAEEFWKDVGRLLTAIQEGKSEEINTYIRTVQENLAKNSNLEESYKKLNTMINAIEK
- a CDS encoding NUDIX domain-containing protein, with translation MRSTKIVTSFVVSQEKILILKRSNHVKSMKGLWGAVSGIIEGNEDPLHRAKIEIFEEIGAKPESIKLLKAGKDMTVSSPQYPDHQWHIFPFLFKMETTEVLLNWENSSYRWISPNEISQYETVPNLDEVLLNLL
- the thiC gene encoding phosphomethylpyrimidine synthase ThiC, encoding MGTQLAAARRGVITDEMKQVAKDEGVTPEWLRSRMATGSIIIPANNVRPQKVHRVGIGKGLKTKVNVNIGTSTLKVDLNEEIEKAQVAVKHHADTIMDLSDGGDVGAIRRALLEAAPITFGTVPIYEAYNHGVEKHKNPLDITEDDFLNAFENNAKDGVDYTTIHSGITKEIAKRILKVQRYGGVVSKGGTITAAWMLKYDKENPYITHYDYLMELAKKYDITFSLGDALRPGSILDSHDELQVQEMINISRLTKQAHEQDVQVMVEGPGHVPLNEVAANVRLAKSLIGDVPYYVLGPLVTDVASGYDHISSAIGAAIAASEGVDLLCYLTPAEHLALPNAHEVRQGLIAYRIAAHAGDLVKLRDKAIIWDTKMTEARRTLDWEKQIALSIDPEEAARIHNRTGQHTGNNVPCTMCGGACVYLMLPQQRKYVKENENLQQVE
- the thiD gene encoding bifunctional hydroxymethylpyrimidine kinase/phosphomethylpyrimidine kinase gives rise to the protein MNILAIGGSDPSSGAGIQSDILAAQALGANCFSVITAITAQNSKQFSYAEPVSAKSIGMQIDSVLSDFDVDAITIGMVYDTAAIKAIHAKLKNAKIPIILDPVIKSTTGGVLLKKDAISALKKLLIPICNTITPNVAEAELISGVRIRKPSDLLLAAKALSKLGAKNIIITGHFLERGKISDFVFDGTRHQSIPGKKLSGQNHGSGCNFAIAVSLYIARKKNIFDSAKFAKQFTYDSIKSAQRLGRGLKITRPGRDQIQSELAESIKKFENLKEIHAHIPECQTNFVFAKPKAKTTGDVLGVSGRIVKAGTQAITAGSLEYGGSRHVATAVLTMQKKFPKIRSAINIRYDESTIKKFAKSRAKIASYNRLQEPKSSRQKENSSISWGVSQAIQNLSTPPDIIYHKGDFGKEPMIIVFGTAPSEVLQKLAKIL
- a CDS encoding nucleotidyltransferase family protein produces the protein MKAVILAGGLGTRLQPYTTFLPKPMLPLGEKPLLEHLIEWLRRNKVEEIVLCVSYLRKTIEDYFEDGSRFGVKVEYAIADKPLATAGQLKTAESFVDDTFVCVYGDSVFNFDLKKMIAQHKAKKSFITMSLHQYKTNLKYGVIETAKSGKVTVWNEKPEIKANINIGCYVMEPGVFSYIPQAKPYGMDDVIKKALARKKDVGSFIIKNGFIDIGDKASYKKAYQEFREKLGKI
- a CDS encoding GNAT family N-acetyltransferase is translated as MSDILVRKIIESDLDNGFLESLDSLRAASDIDRKKARQILEKISKNPDHVIFVAEYNDKIIGSTTLLIEQKFIHDGGKVGHIEDVVVSKEFQSKGIGVIIIRAVLDYAKSQGCYKTILDCDDSVKPFYEKMGFARHSNGMRYDH
- a CDS encoding galactose-1-phosphate uridylyltransferase, with the translated sequence MGSMRKDYISERFVIVSQNDDKVDDSKKCPFCPGNESMTNPSLLSLVAKDGMLQRLQDSEDNYIEDWTVRVFESKNAAVTVAAENSYSERPLYSEPAYGYHYIVVASEKHKESLATISVEQWSNILVVIQDRLRWLYTQRGVTYVSIYINHGKEAGSVTAHPHINMVTFSTIPPLIESEAESSHRILNEKGACPLCQTVNTETGGPRQVLQTEGFLAFCPWAPSHPYEFWICPKKHTTSFSKITQKEINDLSLILRATLGGLSNSLKNVSYNLAFHLSPEKKNSRQIHWHIEVYPLTSAWSGLERGYGVFLNSIAPEKAAEQLGAACRKELAGLVGII